A stretch of Episyrphus balteatus chromosome 2, idEpiBalt1.1, whole genome shotgun sequence DNA encodes these proteins:
- the LOC129908496 gene encoding calpain-D isoform X1: MGTIASVLQWTCTNCNIINPTECLKCVKCGSIRRILSSSTTTLSSANHLHHHPPSQQHPLSGKSASLSAAGSCNANDPAAAAAASATCSGASPSSNGECPQGGSCQIRAANIDNENHPQQQQQQQIASSNTTLPGYVEISSHGNESRRVYKTLLRGCLRRPQRQHPNVPQVNCIICEDTRKYIKNSIELFHHFSNPSLNRRWICQDCELENNSVTWHCVTCDSVSYLAPIYKETLVYRKQQHQQQKHLQQQYQQKQIQPNNQATPTTTTTTATTTNAQHKHQASFEDDLTEKNERKNKAKLLRRTRSLSMDSGSSCRNLLTKSCHICFVNNCKNIFNLPETKECKHPIITTTPTATITGTTTAEATNIRLPSIGLNSSGGSGGNGAVAEVHNRDRRVNYDERHNIRPGNLSTHSIRKPNKSLSNISDTVFGEQPIQHIHQYPRQSSFPDSQTSSFSSISNQHLCDICGVCNRTNENSNLTITTLSRSYSVNANRSSTNPTAHSTFPRNGVLIAVKDWSKNSNDNNRPTITIGSSEVPTTGAAGKIVDTTIYETLFNSRAGASSERGKHYHPIGHHIQHMYENSTIIRRARQNLEKIKLVSGSNNPSSAGTEAVESTTEPIYAVVNKLNKSKNKARNSQQLMDEIKQHTHMVGISEAQKQQQQQQHQNVDSIYASMSEFTSSPAARKLSNVNNISNTNCNINNNNNFTCKLPSIEIMGNMKTTTSHNNSTAGTASSAVAVAGVTDSMNAALCGQSIESGASDRSDINNENEEYSIYAKVWKGPKKPSESKISSSHLSTKSILTNSTNSNNGNNPVTNPPRMWTCTKCSYAYNRIWVEQCDICESTRSQPSLTQPSLITVTKIGDTVAPSIESRKELKCSTKMGQSKSSHAFDEVPSIVEVPIATFEQDLEDDFHFMTGDPSAHPGQEWTCKKCTLVNSHLSMACVVCGGSKLKSITSIEDMTLRKGEFWSCSQCTLKNSLNSNICIACKSVRTIPIISGQQTNFRPYTSTPANNSNSGHHHHQNNKTHTSLHNRHVLATLNTNNLGTVSPSTTSPSLNSNNQTNALSPQQHTSGISSSSLVPPTARTSRSPSPRHDRISSGAIPKRHSTGAVVTRPSSSSSSSVNVNRHSSSGSSTSIKTWQCPACTYENSSASVVCDICSSPRGLANTLPTEPNITSGIIVDMNRQESKLMENLRQIEESEARNKWENIIQYCRENNELFVDDSFPPAPKSLYYNPITGGDGNPVVQWRRPHEINCDGGAFPPWAVFRTPLPSDICQGVLGNCWLLSALAVLAEREDLVKEVLVTKEICPQGAYQVRLCKDGKWTTVLVDDLLPCDKRGHLVYSQAKRKQLWVPLIEKAVAKIHGCYEALVSGRAIEGLATLTGAPCESIPLQPSSLPMPSEDELDKDLIWAQLLSSRCVKFLMGASCGGGNMKVDEDEYQRKGLRPRHAYSVLDVKDIHGHRLLKLRNPWGHYSWRGDWSDDSDVWTDELREILMPHGASEGVFWISFEDLLNYFDCIDICKVRSGWNEVRLQGTLQPLCSLSCVLLTVLEPTEAEFTLFQEGQRNSEKSQRSQLDLCVVIFRTRSPASPEVGRLVEHSKRQVRGFVGCHKMLERDMYLLVCLAFNHWHTGIEDPQQYPQCVLAIHSSKRLLVEQINPPSHLLADAIISLTLTKGQRHEGREGMTAYYLTKGWAGLVVMVENRHENKWIHVKCDCQESYNVVSTRGELKTVDSVPPLQRQVIIVLTQLEGSGGFSIAHRLTHRLANSRGLHDWGPPGATHCPPIENVHGLHAPRLIT, encoded by the exons AAACGAGTCCCGGCGTGTTTACAAAACCCTTTTGCGTGGCTGTCTAAGGAGGCCACAAAGACAACATCCAAATGTACCCCAAGTCAATTGCATTATCTGCGAGGATACACgaaagtatataaaaaattcaattgaactTTTCCATCATTTCTCGAATCCAAGTTTAAATCGTCGATGGATTTGCCAAGACTGTGAATTGGAAAATAATTCAGTTACATGGCATTGTGTAACATGTGATAGCGTGAGCTACTTAGCACCAATTTATAAGGAAACCCTAGTCTATCGCaaacaacaacatcagcagcaAAAACATTTGCAACAGCAATACcagcaaaaacaaatacaacccaaTAACCAAGCAACTCCCactactacaacaacaacagcaacaacaacaaatgcgCAACATAAACATCAAGCCTCGTTCGAGGAtgatttaacagaaaaaaatgaaagaaaaaacaaagcaaaactgCTGAGACGTACCCGTAGTCTGAGTATGGACTCTGGATCGTCGTGTcgaaatttattaacaaaaagcTGCCATATTTGTTTCGTTAATAATtgcaaaaatatattcaatttgCCGGAAACGAAGGAATGCAAACATCCGATTATAACAACAACTCCAACAGCAACAATAACTGGAACAACAACTGCAGAAGCAACTAATATTCGTTTACCATCGATCGGATTGAATTCTTCTGGCGGGAGCGGTGGTAATGGTGCAGTAGCAGAAGTACATAATCGCGATCGACGGGTCAACTATGATGAAAGACACAATATTCGACCGGGTAACCTGTCAACGCATAGTATTCGAAAACCGAATAAATCTTTGAGCAACATTTCTGATACAGTTTTTG GCGAACAACCAATACAACACATTCATCAATATCCCCGTCAGTCATCATTTCCTGACTCGCAAACTAGTTCTTTCAGTAGCATTTCCAATCAGCATCTATGTGATATTTGTGGTGTTTGTAATCGCACCAATGAAAATAGTAATTTGACAATAACAACATTGTCTAGATCGTATAGCGTCAATGCGAATCGTTCTTCGACTAATCCAACTGCACACTCAACATTTCCACGCAACGGTGTACTAATTGCCGTTAAAGATTGGTCGAAAAATTCAAATGACAATAATCGACCAACAATCACAATAGGCAGCAGTGAGGTTCCAACTACAGGAGCAGCAGGCAAGATCGTTGATACTACCATCTATGAAACCCTGTTTAATAGTCGCGCTGGAGCTAGTTCCGAACGTGGGAAACATTATCATCCAATAGGTCATCATATTCAACATATGTATGAAAATAGCACGATTATTCGACGGGCTAGacaaaatctggaaaaaatcaaattagTCAGTGGCAGTAATAATCCATCATCAGCTGGAACTGAAGCAGTTGAATCAACAACCGAACCAATCTATGCAGTggtcaataaattaaataaaagtaagaataaAGCTAGAAATTCTCAACAACTGATGGATGAAATTAAACAACATACTCACATGGTGGGAATATCTGAAGcacagaaacaacaacaacaacagcaacatcaGAACGTAGACTCAATATATGCATCTATGAGTGAGTTTACTAGTTCGCCAGCAGCTAGAAAGCTATCCAATGTAAACAATATCAGCAACACTAACTGTAATatcaataacaataataattttacatGTAAACTCCCTTCAATTGAGATAATGGGAAATATGAAAACTACAACTAGTCATAATAATTCAACAGCTGGGACGGCATCGTCTGCAGTAGCTGTAGCAGGGGTGACAGATTCAATGAATGCTGCATTATGTGGGCAATCAATAGAATCCGGAGCTAGTGATAGATCCGATATAAATAACGAAAACGAAGAATATTCCATCTACGCCAAGGTTtggaagggtcccaaaaaaccTAGTGAATCTAAAAT TTCTTCATCGCATTTGTCAACTAAAAGTATTTTAACAAATTCTACAAACTCTAACAAcggtaataatccagtaacgaATCCTCCAAGAATGTGGACATGCACAAAATGCTCATACGCTTATAATCGTATTTGGGTAGAACAATGTGATATATGTGAATCAACAAGGAGTCAACCTTCATTAACACAACCAAGTTTGATAACTGTAACAAAAATTGGAGATACAGTTGCTCCATCGATAG AGTCACGAAAGGAACTTAAGTGCAGTACGAAAATGGGACAGTCAAAATCATCTCATGCATTTGACGAAGTACCATCGATTGTAGAAGTACCAATTGCAACATTTGAACAGGATTTGGAAGACGATTTTCATTTTATGACAG GTGATCCATCTGCACATCCAGGACAAGAATGGACATGTAAAAAATGCACACTCGTTAACTCACATTTATCTATGGCATGTGTAGTATGCGGTGGATCAAAACTCAAAAGCATCACATCAATTGAAGATATGACTTTAAGAAAAGGCGAATTCTGGTCGTGCAGTCAGTGTACTTTAAAGAATtctttaaattcaaatatttgcaTTGCATGCAAATCAGTTCGAACTATACCTATAATATCTGGACAGCAAACTAATTTTCGACCATATACATCAACACCAGCTAACAACAGTAACAGtggccatcatcatcatcaaaacaataaaacacaCACTTCGCTTCATAATCGGCATGTGTTGGCAACATTAAATACCAATAACTTAGGAACGGTGTCGCCGTCTACGACATCACCTTCATTAAATAGTAATAACCAAACGAATGCATTGTCGCCGCAACAACATACTTCAGGGATTTCATCCTCAAGTCTTGTTCCACCGACGGCTAGAACATCAAGAAGCCCATCGCCAAGGCACGACAGGATTTCATCAGGAGCAATTCCAAAG cgtCACAGTACTGGAGCGGTTGTTACACGACCATCTtcctcatcatcatcttcaGTAAATGTTAATCGTCATAGCAGTAGCGGTTCCTCAACTTCAATTAAAACTTGGCAATGCCCGGCGTGTACGTATGAAAACTCCTCAGCCAGTGTTGTGTGTGACATATGCTCAAGTCCACGTGGTCTCGCAAATACTCTTCCAACAGAACCAAATATAACAAGTGGCATCATAGTAGACATGAATCGCCAAGAGAGTAAATTGATGGAAAACTTGCGCCAGATCGAAGAGAGCGAAGCTCGTAACAAATgggaaaatattattcaatattGCAGAGAGAACAATGAACTCTTCGTAGATGATTCATTCCCTCCTGCTCCGAAGAGTCTGTACTACAATCCGATTACTGGAGGTGATGGAAATCCAGTTGTTCAATGGCGTCGACCGCATGAAATAAACTGTGATGGTGGAGCATTTCCCCCATGGGCTGTGTTTCGAACTCCACTGCCATCGGATATATGTCAAGGTGTTTTGGGAAACTGCTGGCTTCTAAGTGCATTGGCTGTTCTCGCTGAGCGTGAAGACCTAGTGAAAGAGGTTCTGGTGACCAAAGAAATTTGCCCCCAAGGTGCTTATCAAGTGCGGCTGTGTAAGGACGGAAAATGGACGACGGTGTTAGTGGATGATTTGTTGCCATGTGATAAAAGGGGCCATCTTGTGTATTCCCAggcaaaaagaaaacaactttGGGTGCCCTTGATCGAAAAGGCAGTAGCAAAAATTCATGGATGTTATGAAGCTTTAGTATCAGGACGAGCTATTGAAGGTTTGGCGACTCTAACAGGTGCTCCATGCGAAAGTATTCCGCTGCAACCAAGCTCTCTTCCAATGCCCAGTGAAGATGAACTTGATAAAGATCTTATATGGGCACAATTGCTAAGCTCAAGATGTGTGAAGTTCCTGATGGGAGCAAGCTGTGGTGGTGGCAATATGAAAGTAGATGAAGATGAATACCAAAGAAAAGGACTGCGACCGAGGCATGCATATTCGGTGCTAGATGTAAAGGACATTCATGGTCATCGACTTTTGAAATTAAGAAATCCATGGGGACATTATTCGTGGCGAGGTGATTGGTCGGATGACTCAGATGTTTGGACTGACGAGCTAAGGGAAATTTTAATGCCCCATGGAGCATCGGAGGGAGTATTTTGGATATCGTTTGAGGATCTTCTCAATTACTTTGATTGCATCGATATTTGTAAAGTTCGATCTGGTTGGAATGAAGTGCGACTTCAA GGAACTCTTCAACCACTGTGTTCATTGTCATGTGTATTATTGACTGTGCTAGAACCAACTGAAGCCGAATTTACACTCTTCCAAGAAGGACAACGAAACTCGGAAAAATCACAACGATCACAACTCGATTTGTGTGTAGTTATTTTCCGTACTCGTTCACCAGCTAGTCCAGAAGTTGGTAGATTGGTAGAGCATAGTAAACGGCAG gtccGTGGATTCGTTGGCTGCCATAAAATGTTAGAACGCGATATGTATTTACTAGTTTGCTTGGCATTTAATCATTGGCATACTGGCATCGAAGATCCTCAGCAATATCCTCAATGTGTGCTAGCAATACATAGTTCTAAGCGTCTTCTAGTCGAACAAATTAATCCGCCATCACATTTACTAGCCGATGCCATAATTAGTCTGACACTAACTAAAGGACAACGACATGAGGGCCGTGAAGGAATGACGGCGTATTACTTGACGAAG GGTTGGGCTGGTCTGGTTGTGATGGTCGAAAATCGGCATGAAAATAAATGGATTCACGTGAAATGTGATTGTCAGGAAAGCTACAACGTTGTTTCAACGAGAGGAGAATTGAAGACTGTCGACTCCGTGCCTCCATTACAAag GCAAGTGATAATAGTCCTGACCCAACTTGAAGGAAGTGGGGGTTTTAGTATTGCCCACCGGCTGACGCATCGATTAGCAAATTCACGTGGTCTCCATGATTGGGGTCCACCGGGTGCTACACACTGTCCCCCTATTGAGAATGTACATGGTTTGCATGCGCCTCGTTTAATAACGTGa
- the LOC129908496 gene encoding calpain-D isoform X2: MCKMRNESRRVYKTLLRGCLRRPQRQHPNVPQVNCIICEDTRKYIKNSIELFHHFSNPSLNRRWICQDCELENNSVTWHCVTCDSVSYLAPIYKETLVYRKQQHQQQKHLQQQYQQKQIQPNNQATPTTTTTTATTTNAQHKHQASFEDDLTEKNERKNKAKLLRRTRSLSMDSGSSCRNLLTKSCHICFVNNCKNIFNLPETKECKHPIITTTPTATITGTTTAEATNIRLPSIGLNSSGGSGGNGAVAEVHNRDRRVNYDERHNIRPGNLSTHSIRKPNKSLSNISDTVFGEQPIQHIHQYPRQSSFPDSQTSSFSSISNQHLCDICGVCNRTNENSNLTITTLSRSYSVNANRSSTNPTAHSTFPRNGVLIAVKDWSKNSNDNNRPTITIGSSEVPTTGAAGKIVDTTIYETLFNSRAGASSERGKHYHPIGHHIQHMYENSTIIRRARQNLEKIKLVSGSNNPSSAGTEAVESTTEPIYAVVNKLNKSKNKARNSQQLMDEIKQHTHMVGISEAQKQQQQQQHQNVDSIYASMSEFTSSPAARKLSNVNNISNTNCNINNNNNFTCKLPSIEIMGNMKTTTSHNNSTAGTASSAVAVAGVTDSMNAALCGQSIESGASDRSDINNENEEYSIYAKVWKGPKKPSESKISSSHLSTKSILTNSTNSNNGNNPVTNPPRMWTCTKCSYAYNRIWVEQCDICESTRSQPSLTQPSLITVTKIGDTVAPSIESRKELKCSTKMGQSKSSHAFDEVPSIVEVPIATFEQDLEDDFHFMTGDPSAHPGQEWTCKKCTLVNSHLSMACVVCGGSKLKSITSIEDMTLRKGEFWSCSQCTLKNSLNSNICIACKSVRTIPIISGQQTNFRPYTSTPANNSNSGHHHHQNNKTHTSLHNRHVLATLNTNNLGTVSPSTTSPSLNSNNQTNALSPQQHTSGISSSSLVPPTARTSRSPSPRHDRISSGAIPKRHSTGAVVTRPSSSSSSSVNVNRHSSSGSSTSIKTWQCPACTYENSSASVVCDICSSPRGLANTLPTEPNITSGIIVDMNRQESKLMENLRQIEESEARNKWENIIQYCRENNELFVDDSFPPAPKSLYYNPITGGDGNPVVQWRRPHEINCDGGAFPPWAVFRTPLPSDICQGVLGNCWLLSALAVLAEREDLVKEVLVTKEICPQGAYQVRLCKDGKWTTVLVDDLLPCDKRGHLVYSQAKRKQLWVPLIEKAVAKIHGCYEALVSGRAIEGLATLTGAPCESIPLQPSSLPMPSEDELDKDLIWAQLLSSRCVKFLMGASCGGGNMKVDEDEYQRKGLRPRHAYSVLDVKDIHGHRLLKLRNPWGHYSWRGDWSDDSDVWTDELREILMPHGASEGVFWISFEDLLNYFDCIDICKVRSGWNEVRLQGTLQPLCSLSCVLLTVLEPTEAEFTLFQEGQRNSEKSQRSQLDLCVVIFRTRSPASPEVGRLVEHSKRQVRGFVGCHKMLERDMYLLVCLAFNHWHTGIEDPQQYPQCVLAIHSSKRLLVEQINPPSHLLADAIISLTLTKGQRHEGREGMTAYYLTKGWAGLVVMVENRHENKWIHVKCDCQESYNVVSTRGELKTVDSVPPLQRQVIIVLTQLEGSGGFSIAHRLTHRLANSRGLHDWGPPGATHCPPIENVHGLHAPRLIT; the protein is encoded by the exons AAACGAGTCCCGGCGTGTTTACAAAACCCTTTTGCGTGGCTGTCTAAGGAGGCCACAAAGACAACATCCAAATGTACCCCAAGTCAATTGCATTATCTGCGAGGATACACgaaagtatataaaaaattcaattgaactTTTCCATCATTTCTCGAATCCAAGTTTAAATCGTCGATGGATTTGCCAAGACTGTGAATTGGAAAATAATTCAGTTACATGGCATTGTGTAACATGTGATAGCGTGAGCTACTTAGCACCAATTTATAAGGAAACCCTAGTCTATCGCaaacaacaacatcagcagcaAAAACATTTGCAACAGCAATACcagcaaaaacaaatacaacccaaTAACCAAGCAACTCCCactactacaacaacaacagcaacaacaacaaatgcgCAACATAAACATCAAGCCTCGTTCGAGGAtgatttaacagaaaaaaatgaaagaaaaaacaaagcaaaactgCTGAGACGTACCCGTAGTCTGAGTATGGACTCTGGATCGTCGTGTcgaaatttattaacaaaaagcTGCCATATTTGTTTCGTTAATAATtgcaaaaatatattcaatttgCCGGAAACGAAGGAATGCAAACATCCGATTATAACAACAACTCCAACAGCAACAATAACTGGAACAACAACTGCAGAAGCAACTAATATTCGTTTACCATCGATCGGATTGAATTCTTCTGGCGGGAGCGGTGGTAATGGTGCAGTAGCAGAAGTACATAATCGCGATCGACGGGTCAACTATGATGAAAGACACAATATTCGACCGGGTAACCTGTCAACGCATAGTATTCGAAAACCGAATAAATCTTTGAGCAACATTTCTGATACAGTTTTTG GCGAACAACCAATACAACACATTCATCAATATCCCCGTCAGTCATCATTTCCTGACTCGCAAACTAGTTCTTTCAGTAGCATTTCCAATCAGCATCTATGTGATATTTGTGGTGTTTGTAATCGCACCAATGAAAATAGTAATTTGACAATAACAACATTGTCTAGATCGTATAGCGTCAATGCGAATCGTTCTTCGACTAATCCAACTGCACACTCAACATTTCCACGCAACGGTGTACTAATTGCCGTTAAAGATTGGTCGAAAAATTCAAATGACAATAATCGACCAACAATCACAATAGGCAGCAGTGAGGTTCCAACTACAGGAGCAGCAGGCAAGATCGTTGATACTACCATCTATGAAACCCTGTTTAATAGTCGCGCTGGAGCTAGTTCCGAACGTGGGAAACATTATCATCCAATAGGTCATCATATTCAACATATGTATGAAAATAGCACGATTATTCGACGGGCTAGacaaaatctggaaaaaatcaaattagTCAGTGGCAGTAATAATCCATCATCAGCTGGAACTGAAGCAGTTGAATCAACAACCGAACCAATCTATGCAGTggtcaataaattaaataaaagtaagaataaAGCTAGAAATTCTCAACAACTGATGGATGAAATTAAACAACATACTCACATGGTGGGAATATCTGAAGcacagaaacaacaacaacaacagcaacatcaGAACGTAGACTCAATATATGCATCTATGAGTGAGTTTACTAGTTCGCCAGCAGCTAGAAAGCTATCCAATGTAAACAATATCAGCAACACTAACTGTAATatcaataacaataataattttacatGTAAACTCCCTTCAATTGAGATAATGGGAAATATGAAAACTACAACTAGTCATAATAATTCAACAGCTGGGACGGCATCGTCTGCAGTAGCTGTAGCAGGGGTGACAGATTCAATGAATGCTGCATTATGTGGGCAATCAATAGAATCCGGAGCTAGTGATAGATCCGATATAAATAACGAAAACGAAGAATATTCCATCTACGCCAAGGTTtggaagggtcccaaaaaaccTAGTGAATCTAAAAT TTCTTCATCGCATTTGTCAACTAAAAGTATTTTAACAAATTCTACAAACTCTAACAAcggtaataatccagtaacgaATCCTCCAAGAATGTGGACATGCACAAAATGCTCATACGCTTATAATCGTATTTGGGTAGAACAATGTGATATATGTGAATCAACAAGGAGTCAACCTTCATTAACACAACCAAGTTTGATAACTGTAACAAAAATTGGAGATACAGTTGCTCCATCGATAG AGTCACGAAAGGAACTTAAGTGCAGTACGAAAATGGGACAGTCAAAATCATCTCATGCATTTGACGAAGTACCATCGATTGTAGAAGTACCAATTGCAACATTTGAACAGGATTTGGAAGACGATTTTCATTTTATGACAG GTGATCCATCTGCACATCCAGGACAAGAATGGACATGTAAAAAATGCACACTCGTTAACTCACATTTATCTATGGCATGTGTAGTATGCGGTGGATCAAAACTCAAAAGCATCACATCAATTGAAGATATGACTTTAAGAAAAGGCGAATTCTGGTCGTGCAGTCAGTGTACTTTAAAGAATtctttaaattcaaatatttgcaTTGCATGCAAATCAGTTCGAACTATACCTATAATATCTGGACAGCAAACTAATTTTCGACCATATACATCAACACCAGCTAACAACAGTAACAGtggccatcatcatcatcaaaacaataaaacacaCACTTCGCTTCATAATCGGCATGTGTTGGCAACATTAAATACCAATAACTTAGGAACGGTGTCGCCGTCTACGACATCACCTTCATTAAATAGTAATAACCAAACGAATGCATTGTCGCCGCAACAACATACTTCAGGGATTTCATCCTCAAGTCTTGTTCCACCGACGGCTAGAACATCAAGAAGCCCATCGCCAAGGCACGACAGGATTTCATCAGGAGCAATTCCAAAG cgtCACAGTACTGGAGCGGTTGTTACACGACCATCTtcctcatcatcatcttcaGTAAATGTTAATCGTCATAGCAGTAGCGGTTCCTCAACTTCAATTAAAACTTGGCAATGCCCGGCGTGTACGTATGAAAACTCCTCAGCCAGTGTTGTGTGTGACATATGCTCAAGTCCACGTGGTCTCGCAAATACTCTTCCAACAGAACCAAATATAACAAGTGGCATCATAGTAGACATGAATCGCCAAGAGAGTAAATTGATGGAAAACTTGCGCCAGATCGAAGAGAGCGAAGCTCGTAACAAATgggaaaatattattcaatattGCAGAGAGAACAATGAACTCTTCGTAGATGATTCATTCCCTCCTGCTCCGAAGAGTCTGTACTACAATCCGATTACTGGAGGTGATGGAAATCCAGTTGTTCAATGGCGTCGACCGCATGAAATAAACTGTGATGGTGGAGCATTTCCCCCATGGGCTGTGTTTCGAACTCCACTGCCATCGGATATATGTCAAGGTGTTTTGGGAAACTGCTGGCTTCTAAGTGCATTGGCTGTTCTCGCTGAGCGTGAAGACCTAGTGAAAGAGGTTCTGGTGACCAAAGAAATTTGCCCCCAAGGTGCTTATCAAGTGCGGCTGTGTAAGGACGGAAAATGGACGACGGTGTTAGTGGATGATTTGTTGCCATGTGATAAAAGGGGCCATCTTGTGTATTCCCAggcaaaaagaaaacaactttGGGTGCCCTTGATCGAAAAGGCAGTAGCAAAAATTCATGGATGTTATGAAGCTTTAGTATCAGGACGAGCTATTGAAGGTTTGGCGACTCTAACAGGTGCTCCATGCGAAAGTATTCCGCTGCAACCAAGCTCTCTTCCAATGCCCAGTGAAGATGAACTTGATAAAGATCTTATATGGGCACAATTGCTAAGCTCAAGATGTGTGAAGTTCCTGATGGGAGCAAGCTGTGGTGGTGGCAATATGAAAGTAGATGAAGATGAATACCAAAGAAAAGGACTGCGACCGAGGCATGCATATTCGGTGCTAGATGTAAAGGACATTCATGGTCATCGACTTTTGAAATTAAGAAATCCATGGGGACATTATTCGTGGCGAGGTGATTGGTCGGATGACTCAGATGTTTGGACTGACGAGCTAAGGGAAATTTTAATGCCCCATGGAGCATCGGAGGGAGTATTTTGGATATCGTTTGAGGATCTTCTCAATTACTTTGATTGCATCGATATTTGTAAAGTTCGATCTGGTTGGAATGAAGTGCGACTTCAA GGAACTCTTCAACCACTGTGTTCATTGTCATGTGTATTATTGACTGTGCTAGAACCAACTGAAGCCGAATTTACACTCTTCCAAGAAGGACAACGAAACTCGGAAAAATCACAACGATCACAACTCGATTTGTGTGTAGTTATTTTCCGTACTCGTTCACCAGCTAGTCCAGAAGTTGGTAGATTGGTAGAGCATAGTAAACGGCAG gtccGTGGATTCGTTGGCTGCCATAAAATGTTAGAACGCGATATGTATTTACTAGTTTGCTTGGCATTTAATCATTGGCATACTGGCATCGAAGATCCTCAGCAATATCCTCAATGTGTGCTAGCAATACATAGTTCTAAGCGTCTTCTAGTCGAACAAATTAATCCGCCATCACATTTACTAGCCGATGCCATAATTAGTCTGACACTAACTAAAGGACAACGACATGAGGGCCGTGAAGGAATGACGGCGTATTACTTGACGAAG GGTTGGGCTGGTCTGGTTGTGATGGTCGAAAATCGGCATGAAAATAAATGGATTCACGTGAAATGTGATTGTCAGGAAAGCTACAACGTTGTTTCAACGAGAGGAGAATTGAAGACTGTCGACTCCGTGCCTCCATTACAAag GCAAGTGATAATAGTCCTGACCCAACTTGAAGGAAGTGGGGGTTTTAGTATTGCCCACCGGCTGACGCATCGATTAGCAAATTCACGTGGTCTCCATGATTGGGGTCCACCGGGTGCTACACACTGTCCCCCTATTGAGAATGTACATGGTTTGCATGCGCCTCGTTTAATAACGTGa
- the LOC129908497 gene encoding zinc finger protein 593 homolog — translation MGMCQRRKKMHYGDTHLQRRWRVRNRKRDLDQIDKDIQTGGEKLINQEVDLDKPGFAQFYCVHCAKYFTDDHAIQAHFRTKVHKRRLKALEVEPYTIEEAERAAGQGSYVKPKTRSITTQPSKEEAKAGKRLRVEEKPETPAKKRKTEKTEKMQE, via the exons atGGGTATGTGCCAGAgacgaaaaaaaatgcattatggGGATACCCATTTGCAGCGTAGATGGAGAGTTCGTAATCGCAAAAGGGACCTTGATcag aTTGATAAGGACATTCAGACTGGAggtgaaaaactaattaatcAAGAAGTTGATTTAGATAAACCCGGTTTCGCTCAATTCTATTGTGTACATTGTGCTAAGTACTTTACCGATGATCATGCTATTCAAGCACATTTCAGAACAAAg gtTCATAAGCGTCGTCTAAAGGCTTTGGAAGTTGAACCATACACGATTGAAGAAGCTGAACGGGCCGCTGGCCAAGGTAGCTATGTTAAACCCAAAACTCGTTCCATAACCACTCAACCATCGAAAGAAGAAGCTAAAGCTGGAAAAAGATTAAGAGTAGAAGAGAAACCAGAGACACCAGCCAAGAAGCGAAAGACGGAAAAGACGGAAAAAATGCAAGAATAA